A genomic window from Sorex araneus isolate mSorAra2 chromosome 2, mSorAra2.pri, whole genome shotgun sequence includes:
- the SON gene encoding protein SON isoform X6 translates to MATNIEQIFRSFVVSKFREIQQELSSGRSEGQLNGETNTPIEGNQAGDAAASARNLPNEEIVQKIEEVLSGVLDTELRHKPDMKEASRKRCVSVQTDPTDEIPSKKSKKHKKHKNKKKKKKKEKEKKYKRQPEETESKPKSHHDGNIDLESDSYLKYDSESSAMALEHPVRAFGLSETSESTTVVLEPSMVSMETSEPHTLETLKPATKTAELSVASSSVISEQSVVVTLEPSVTKIVDSFETAPVPTTVVLKSSEPAVTIPMDYQMKSMLKSLESTPPEPSMILTEPPVAKVIEPPETFLVSSETPTEVHPEPSTSTMDFPEPPATEVQRLPEQPVEVPLEVADSSMARPQEMSELPKTTALEMPESSVASAMELPGPPATSIPELQGPSVTPVLELPGPSATPVPELPGPLSSPVPELLGPPATAAPELPGPSVTSVPQLLQELPGLPATAMGLEPPQEVPEPPVMAQELPGMPAVTAAVELPGQPAVTVAMELTEQPVTTTELEQPMGMTAVEHPGQPEVTTATGLLGQPEAAMVLELPGQSVATTALELSGQSSVTGVPELPGLSSATRALELAGQSVAAGALELPGQLMAAGALEYAGQSGAAGALELLGQPLATGVLELPGQPGAPELPGQPVATVALEISVQSVVTTELSTMTVSQSLEVPSTTALESYSTVAQELPATLVGDATVVDPLMAQESHILASNTMETHMLASNTMDSQMLASNTMDSQMLASNTMDSQMLATSSMDSQMLATSSMDTQMLATSTMDSQMLATSSMDSQMLATSSMDSQMLATSSMDSQMLATSSMDSQMLATSSMDSQMLATSTMDSQMLATSTMDSQMLATSSMDSQMLASGTMDSQMLASGTMDAQMLASGTMDAQMLASSSQDSAMLGSKSPDPYRLAQDPYRLAQDPYRLGHEAYRLGHEAYRLGQDPYRLGHDPYRLTPDPYRMSARPYRIAPRSYRIAPRPYRLAPRPLMLASRRSMMMSYAAERSMMSSYERSMMSYERSMMSPMAERSMMSAYERSMMSAYERSMMSPMAERSMMSAYERSMMSAYERSMMSPMTDRSMMSMGADRSMMSSYSAADRSMMSSYSAADRSMMASYSDRSMMSMATDSYTDSYSDTYTEAYMVPPLPPEEPPTMPPLPPEEPPMTPPLPPEEPPEGSALPGEQATLTAENTWPSEVPALPSDESVPLTEPPVSQSEISEPLTVPASYSVSASESSVLASEAAVTVPEQPMEPESSVISTPVESAVVAEEHESALERPVTYMVSDTPIMSAEPTVLTTESSVISETDNFNSMSASGHIASEASLSLLEPTVAVPESSQSTVELPGTALPELPAVTAQEPPAGTFPEPLAVAVSDPPAMNVPEPPTDAVLQPSAMAEPEHVSISMPVVSALEPTVPILEPAVSVPQPARIVPESSVSVQESNVTLSEPVVPVLETSQVMSSETALVSTPMILESSVMKGMHLLSGDQNLAPEVVMQEMPSHSDKEPHSEGHLKTDLYENEPGINVDLNINNHLIAKETEQNTLSAASTGAAGEIGEEKILPINETKQCTVLDTCPSVSEADIGGTLSSAGPVALEPDAVGISKGMEFATTSALSSISKYDEVSLATQDTEHDMVISTSPSGGSEADIEGPLPAKDIHLDLSNNFVSKDTEGPLPMKESDQNLAVALSPKENSGEDKEITLPNKEMLSDSGFSATIDDINEADLVRPLLPKDMERLASLRAGIEGPLLPSEVDRDKSAASPVVIGTQERASESSSEEKDDYEIFVKVKDPHEKSKKKNREKGEKEKKRDSSLRSRSKRSKSSEHKSRKRTSESRSRARKRSSKSKSHRSQTRSRSRSRRRRRSSRSRSKSRGRRSVSKEKRKRSPKHRSKSRERKRKRSSSRDNRKSVRARSRTPSRRSRSHTPSRRRRSRSVGRRRSFSVSPSRRSRTPSRRSRTPSRRSRTPSRRSRTPSRRSRTPSRRRRSRSVVRRRSFSISPVRLRRSRTPLRRRFSRSPIRRKRSRSSERGRSPKRLTDLDKAQLLEIAKANAAAMCAKAGVPLPPNLKPAPPPTIEEKVAKKSGGATIEELTEF, encoded by the exons TGGAAGGAGCGAGGGCCAGCTCAATGGTGAAACAAATACACCTATTGAAGGAAACCAGGCAGGTGACGCAGCTGCCTCTGCCAGGAATCTACCAAACGAAGAAATAGTTCAGAAGATAGAGGAAGTGCTTTCTGGGGTCTTAGATACAGAGCTACGGCATAAACCAG ACATGAAGGAGGCCTCTAGGAAAAGATGTGTGTCTGTACAAACAGATCCTACTGATGAAATTCCCAGCAAGAAgtcaaagaaacataaaaagcacaaaaataaaaagaagaaaaagaagaaagaaaaggaaaaaaagtataaaagacaGCCAGAAGAAACTGAATCTAAGCCGAAATCACATCATGATGGGAACATAGATTTAGAATCAGATTCCTATTTGAAGTATGATTCTGAATCTTCAGCGATGGCACTGGAACATCCTGTTAGAGCATTTGGCCTATCTGAGACAAGTGAATCTACTACAGTTGTACTGGAACCTTCTATGGTGTCAATGGAGACATCAGAACCACACACCTTAGAAACTTTGAAGCCAGCTACAAAAACTGCAGAACTGTCAGTAGCGTCTTCATCAGTAATCTCAGAGCAGTCAGTGGTAGTAACGCTGGAACCATCCGTGACAAAGATTGTGGATTCCTTTGAAACAGCACCAGTGCCTACGACAGTCGTGTTGAAGTCATCTGAGCCAGCTGTAACAATACCCATGGATTACCagatgaaatctatgttgaaatCTTTGGAGAGCACACCTCCAGAACCGTCAATGATCCTCACAGAGCCTCCAGTAGCTAAAGTGATAGAGCCACCAGAAACCTTTTTGGTATCATCAGAGACACCTACTGAGGTGCACCCTGAGCCAAGCACATCAACAATGGATTTTCCAGAGCCACCTGCAACTGAAGTGCAGAGATTGCCTGAGCAGCCTGTGGAAGTGCCACTGGAGGTTGCAGATTCATCCATGGCAAGACCGCAGGAGATGTCGGAGCTGCCCAAGACCACAGCTTTGGAGATGCCGGAGTCGTCGGTGGCCTCAGCGATGGAGTTGCCGGGGCCACCTGCGACCTCCATACCGGAGTTGCAGGGGCCCTCTGTGACTCCAGTGCTGGAGTTACCTGGGCCCTCTGCTACCCCGGTGCCAGAGTTGCCAGGGCCCCTTTCTTCCCCAGTGCCTGAGTTACTAGGGCCTCCTGCGACAGCAGCTCCTGAGTTGCCGGGGCCCTCTGTGACATCAGTGCCACAGTTGTTGCAGGAATTGCCAGGGCTTCCAGCAacagccatggggctggagccaccaCAGGAGGTTCCAGAGCCACCTGTGATGGCACAGGAGCTGCCAGGGATGCCTGCGGTGACAGCTGCAGTAGAGTTGCCAGGGCAGCCTGCGGTAACAGTTGCAATGGAGTTGACAGAACAACCTGTGACAACGACAGAGTTGGAGCAGCCAATGGGGATGACAGCGGTGGAACATCCTGGGCAGCCTGAGGTGACAACAGCAACTGGGTTGCTGGGGCAGCCTGAGGCAGCGATGGTGCTGGAGTTGCCAGGACAGTCAGTGGCAACAACAGCGCTGGAGTTGTCAGGGCAGTCTTCGGTGACTGGGGTGCCAGAGTTGCCAGGGCTATCTTCGGCAACTAGGGCACTGGAATTGGCGGGGCAGTCTGTGGCAGCTGGGGCACTAGAGTTGCCTGGGCAGCTCATGGCAGCTGGGGCACTGGAGTACGCGGGGCAGTCTGGGGCAGCTGGAGCACTGgagcttttggggcagcctctggcAACAGGGGTGCTGGAGTTGCCAGGGCAGCCTGGAGCGCCAGAGTTGCCTGGGCAGCCTGTGGCAACTGTGGCGCTGGAGATCTCTGTTCAGTCTGTGGTGACAACGGAGCTGTCAACGATGACCGTGTCGCAGTCCCTGGAGGTGCCCTCGACGACAGCGCTGGAATCCTATAGTACGGTAGCACAGGAGCTGCCTGCTACATTGGTGGGGGATGCTACTGTAGTGGATCCCTTGATGGCCCAAGAGTCCCATATTTTAGCTTCTAACACCATGGAGACCCATATGTTAGCGTCCAACACCATGGACTCTCAGATGCTAGCATCCAACACCATGGACTCCCAGATGCTAGCTTCTAATACTATGGATTCCCAGATGCTAGCGACTAGTTCCATGGATTCCCAAATGCTAGCGACTAGCTCCATGGATACTCAGATGTTAGCCACTAGCACCATGGACTCCCAGATGTTAGCAACTAGCTCCATGGACTCCCAGATGTTAGCCACCAGTTCCATGGACTCTCAGATGTTAGCCACCAGCTCCATGGACTCTCAGATGTTAGCCACCAGTTCCATGGACTCCCAGATGTTAGCCACCAGCTCCATGGACTCCCAGATGTTAGCCACCAGCACCATGGACTCTCAGATGTTAGCAACCAGCACCATGGACTCCCAGATGTTAGCAACTAGCTCTATGGACTCCCAGATGTTAGCATCTGGCACTATGGACTCTCAAATGTTAGCTTCTGGCACCATGGATGCTCAAATGTTAGCGTCTGGTACCATGGATGCCCAGATGTTAGCATCTAGTTCCCAAGATTCTGCTATGTTGGGTTCGAAGTCTCCTGATCCTTACAGGTTAGCTCAGGATCCTTACAGGTTAGCTCAGGATCCCTATCGGTTAGGCCATGAAGCTTATCGGTTAGGCCATGAAGCTTATAGGTTAGGGCAGGACCCTTATAGATTAGGCCATGATCCCTACAGACTAACTCCTGATCCCTACAGAATGTCTGCTAGACCCTATAGGATAGCTCCCAGGTCCTATAGAATAGCCCCTAGGCCATACAGGTTAGCACCCAGACCCCTGATGTTAGCATCTAGACGTTCTATGATGATGTCCTATGCTGCAGAGCGTTCCATGATGTCGTCTTACGAGCGCTCTATGATGTCTTATGAGCGATCTATGATGTCTCCTATGGCTGAGCGCTCCATGATGTCAGCCTATGAGCGCTCCATGATGTCAGCCTATGAACGCTCCATGATGTCTCCTATGGCTGAACGCTCTATGATGTCAGCTTATGAGCGCTCTATGATGTCCGCATACGAGCGCTCCATGATGTCTCCAATGACTGACCGATCTATGATGTCTATGGGTGCTGACCGCTCTATGATGTCGTCATACTCTGCTGCAGACCGGTCTATGATGTCATCGTACTCTGCAGCTGACCGATCAATGATGGCATCTTACTCTGATCGTTCAATGATGTCAATGGCAACTGATTCTTATACCGATTCATACTCTGACACATATACGGAGGCATATATGGTGCCACCTTTGCCTCCTGAGGAGCCTCCAACGATGCCTCCTTTGCCACCTGAGGAGCCACCGATGACACCGCCATTGCCTCCTGAAGAGCCACCAGAGGGTTCAGCATTGCCCGGTGAGCAGGCGACATTAACAGCTGAAAATACTTGGCCGTCTGAGGTACCAGCATTACCTTCTGATGAATCGGTACCACTGACTGAACCTCCAGTGAGTCAGAGTGAGATTTCAGAACCTTTGACTGTCCCGGCAAGTTATTCAGTGTCAGCATCAGAGTCTTCAGTGTTGGCATCAGAGGCAGCTGTGACTGTTCCAGAACAACCAATGGAGCCAGAGTCTTCAGTTATATCAACACCTGTAGAATCTGCTGTAGTTGCAGAAGAGCATGAAAGTGCTCTGGAGAGACCAGTGACTTACATGGTGTCAGATACTCCCATAATGTCAGCTGAACCCACTGTATTAACAACAGAGTCTTCTGTTATATCAGAGACAGACAACTTTAATTCAATGAGCGCTTCAGGACATATTGCCTCAGAAGCATCTTTATCCCTGTTGGAGCCAACGGTAGCTGTTCCAGAGTCATCCCAGAGCACTGTAGAGCTGCCAGGTACAGCTCTCCCAGAGCTACCAGCTGTGACCGCACAGGAACCACCAGCTGGGACTTTCCCAGAGCCACTGGCTGTTGCTGTCTCAGATCCACCAGCTATGAATGTCCCAGAACCGCCCACTGACGCTGTACTGCAGCCTTCAGCCATGGCTGAACCAGAGCATGTCAGCATTTCCATGCCAGTAGTTTCTGCACTGGAGCCTACTGTGCCTATTCTGGAACCAGCAGTGTCAGTCCCTCAGCCTGCCAGGATTGTTCCTGAGTCATCTGTTTCTGTCCAGGAATCTAATGTGACATTGTCAGAGCCTGTTGTCCCTGTCTTGGAGACGAGTCAAGTAATGTCATCTGAAACTGCTTTGGTGTCTACACCAATGATACTGGAATCAAGTGTTATGAAAGGCATGCATTTACTATCCGGTGATCAGAATCTTGCTCCAGAGGTGGTCATGCAGGAGATGCCCTCACATTCAGATAAGGAACCACATAGTGAAGGACACTTGAAAACTGACCTATATGAAAATGAACCTGGCATAAATGTAGACCTTAATATAAATAATCATTTAATTGCAAAAGAGACAGAACAGAATACATTGTCTGCTGCCAGCACTGGTGCTGCTGGTGAAATAGGTGAAGAGAAAATTTTGCCCATTAATGAGACTAAACAGTGTACAGTATTGGATACCTGCCCTAGTGTTAGTGAGGCTGATATAGGAGGAACTCTGTCTTCTGCTGGTCCTGTTGCTCTTGAACCTGATGCAGTGGGAATTAGTAAGGGTATGGAGTTTGCCACAACATCTGCTCTTAGTTCTATTAGTAAATATGATGAAGTGTCTTTAGCTACGCAAGATACTGAACATGACATGGTAATTTCCACCAGCCCCAGTGGTGGTAGTGAGGCTGACATAGAGGGACCTTTGCCTGCTAAAGATATTCATCTTGACTTATCTAATAATTTTGTTAGTAAGGACACAGAAGGACCATTACCTATGAAGGAGAGTGACCAAAATTTAGCAGTTGCTCTCAGCCCTAAAGAAAATAGTGGTGAAGATAAAGAAATAACTCTCCCTAATAAAGAAATGCTGTCTGACTCAGGATTTTCTGCCACTATTGATGATATTAATGAAGCAGATTTAGTGAGACCATTACTTCCTAAGGACATGGAACGACTTGCAAGCCTTAGAGCCGGTATTGAAGGACCTTTACTTCCCAGTGAAGTTGACCGTGACAAATCTGCTGCCAGTCCAGTTGTAATTGGTACCCAAGAAAGAGCGTCAGAGTCCTCTTCAGAGGAAAAAGATGAttatgaaatttttgttaaagTTAAGGACCCAcatgaaaaaagtaagaaaaagaacCGTGAGAAAGgcgagaaagagaagaaaagagactcTTCCTTGAGATCTCGAAGTAAGCGCTCCAAATCATCTGAGCACAAATCACGCAAGCGAACCAGTGAATCTCGTTCTAGGGCAAGGAAGAGATCCTCTAAGTCCAAGTCTCATCGTTCTCAAACAAGGTCACGGTCACGGTCAAGACgtaggaggaggagcagcaggtcAAGATCAAAATCGAGGGGAAGGCGATCTGTATCAAAAGAGAAGCGTAAAAGGTCTCCAAAGCACAGATCCAAgtccagggaaagaaaaagaaaaaggtcaagTTCCAGGGATAATCGAAAATCAGTTAGAGCGCGAAGTCGCACCCCAAGTCGTCGAAGTCGAAGTCATACCCCAAGTCGTCGAAGAAGATCAAGATCTGTAGGGAGAAGAAGGAGCTTTAGTGTTTCCCCCAGCCGAAGGAGCCGCACTCCCAGCCGAAGGAGCCGCACCCCCAGCCGCCGCAGCCGCACCCCCAGCCGAAGGAGCCGCACCCCTAGCCGAAGGAGCCGCACACCCAGCCGAAGGAGGAGATCAAGATCTGTTGTAAGGAGAAGAAGCTTTAGTATATCACCAGTCAGACTAAGGCGATCACGGACACCCTTGAGAAGGAGGTTTAGCAGATCTCCCATCCGACGTAAACGATCTAGGTCTTCTGAAAGGGGCAGATCTCCTAAACGTCTGACAGATTTGG ATAAGGCGCAGTTACTTGAAATAGCCAAAGCTAATGCAGCTGCCATGTGTGCTAAGGCTGGTGTTCCTTTACCGCCAAACTTAAAGCCTGCACCTCCACCTACAATAGAAGAGAAAGTTGCTAAAAAGTCAGGAGGAGCTACTATAGAAGAACTAACTGAG TTTTAG